From one Salinibacterium hongtaonis genomic stretch:
- a CDS encoding urease accessory protein UreF, which yields MTTAEWPPARLTSTTIAMMLADARLPVGGHVHSAGLEPALAGGMPAAQVPAYMRGRARTVTLVEAGTAVVARHVSLLGAADTTGSWQELVLSLAAVDRAWAARTPSRAVRDVSRSLARGYQRLAQTLWASHPAVAATQPLMPTGPTLSRPVLLGVIAAAAGLDAESLVRLVIYDDAQTIAAALLKLEPLDPAVPPGWVLAACAAAEEFVINLAALTSADAIPAWGAPESEGWAEAHSRTTQRLFRA from the coding sequence GTGACAACCGCAGAGTGGCCCCCTGCACGGCTGACATCGACGACCATCGCCATGATGCTCGCCGATGCCCGGTTGCCTGTGGGTGGCCATGTTCACTCCGCCGGGCTTGAACCTGCGCTGGCGGGCGGAATGCCCGCCGCCCAGGTGCCCGCCTATATGCGCGGCCGTGCGCGCACCGTGACCCTGGTTGAGGCCGGCACAGCGGTCGTTGCCCGGCACGTATCGTTGCTCGGGGCCGCCGACACGACGGGTTCGTGGCAGGAGCTTGTTCTTTCCCTTGCCGCAGTCGACCGCGCCTGGGCGGCCCGCACTCCAAGCCGCGCTGTGCGCGATGTTTCTCGCTCACTGGCGCGCGGCTACCAGCGACTCGCGCAGACCCTCTGGGCGAGCCATCCTGCCGTGGCAGCGACGCAGCCGCTCATGCCGACCGGCCCGACGCTGTCGCGCCCGGTGCTGCTCGGTGTCATTGCCGCCGCCGCCGGCCTCGACGCCGAGAGCCTCGTGCGACTGGTCATCTATGACGACGCACAGACCATCGCCGCCGCCCTGCTAAAACTCGAGCCTCTTGACCCCGCCGTGCCCCCGGGCTGGGTGCTTGCGGCATGTGCCGCAGCGGAAGAGTTTGTCATCAACCTCGCCGCCCTGACTTCTGCCGACGCCATCCCGGCGTGGGGAGCTCCCGAAAGCGAAGGGTGGGCAGAAGCCCACTCTCGAACAACGCAAAGGCTATTTCGTGCTTGA
- the ureG gene encoding urease accessory protein UreG, with translation MLETSSPSTSAPARSLRLGVAGPVGTGKSSLIATVCRALASELRLGVVTNDIYTDEDARFLRSAGVLEPDRIRAVETGACPHTAIRDDITVNLLAVEDLERDFSPLDVVLIESGGDNLTATFSPALVDAQIFVLDVAGGGDVARKGGPGIARADLLVVNKTDLAPYVGVDVATMVADAEAAREGRQVLALSRADAASVETLAAWVRGLLVEHRAGTHTPQDPGPMAPHFHADEEGGVGTLHTHDDGQHSHDGQPAHSHP, from the coding sequence GTGCTTGAGACCTCATCTCCCTCCACCAGCGCACCAGCGCGCTCCCTCCGCCTCGGCGTGGCCGGTCCCGTAGGAACCGGAAAAAGCTCGCTGATTGCTACCGTCTGCCGCGCGCTTGCGAGCGAGCTTCGCCTCGGTGTCGTTACCAACGACATCTACACGGACGAAGATGCCCGCTTTCTGCGCTCTGCTGGCGTGCTGGAGCCCGACCGCATTCGTGCGGTGGAAACCGGCGCCTGCCCGCACACTGCCATCCGCGACGACATCACCGTCAACCTGCTCGCAGTAGAAGACCTGGAGCGCGACTTCTCCCCGCTCGACGTGGTGCTGATTGAGTCCGGCGGCGACAACCTCACCGCAACCTTCTCGCCCGCCCTCGTAGACGCGCAAATCTTCGTGCTCGACGTGGCTGGCGGGGGAGACGTCGCCCGCAAGGGCGGTCCCGGCATCGCCCGCGCCGACCTGTTGGTGGTCAACAAGACCGACCTCGCACCCTACGTCGGGGTGGATGTTGCCACGATGGTGGCCGACGCCGAAGCTGCCCGAGAGGGACGCCAGGTGCTGGCTCTCTCTCGTGCCGATGCTGCCAGCGTCGAGACGCTCGCGGCCTGGGTGCGCGGGCTGCTCGTGGAGCACCGAGCAGGAACCCACACCCCCCAGGATCCCGGCCCCATGGCGCCTCACTTTCACGCTGACGAGGAGGGCGGCGTAGGAACCCTGCACACCCACGACGACGGCCAGCATTCTCACGACGGCCAGCCCGCCCACTCGCACCCTTAG
- a CDS encoding urease accessory protein UreD, with protein MTDIHLTADAGRARLTTRAGALVPRVIEIGPDSARVALVAGGALLLGGDSVRVSITVGVGCTLELEDIGGTVAYNADGRGSEWFVDATVEENALLLWHGLPFVVADGANVDRRTVIDLRGHGALACLRETIVLGRTGERGGTIGLRTTVQAMTHTEASAQARTEAIFVEHLTVSGTDPVPGVLGDNRVLDSVLLLGTRAPADAAGRVARDSPCTEVFELEGEGSITRSLHHEAHRSLLSPVWESWRAHARSIHVAPVAPARSASTLSAGTPSTSSLSSSQIGTHL; from the coding sequence ATGACAGACATCCACCTCACAGCAGACGCCGGTCGCGCCCGCCTGACAACCCGTGCGGGGGCGCTCGTGCCGCGCGTCATTGAGATTGGCCCCGACTCTGCTCGGGTAGCCCTTGTCGCTGGCGGCGCACTGTTGCTGGGCGGAGACAGCGTGCGTGTGTCTATTACCGTCGGCGTCGGCTGCACACTTGAGCTGGAGGACATCGGGGGAACCGTCGCCTATAACGCCGACGGCCGAGGCTCCGAATGGTTCGTTGACGCCACGGTGGAGGAGAACGCGCTGCTGCTGTGGCACGGCCTGCCCTTCGTGGTCGCCGACGGCGCCAACGTCGACCGGCGCACCGTGATCGACCTGCGAGGTCACGGGGCGTTGGCGTGCCTGCGGGAGACGATCGTGCTGGGGCGCACGGGTGAACGCGGTGGCACGATCGGCCTGCGCACCACCGTGCAGGCCATGACACACACCGAGGCCTCTGCCCAGGCACGCACCGAGGCGATCTTCGTCGAACATCTCACGGTGTCGGGTACCGACCCGGTTCCCGGAGTTCTCGGCGACAACCGGGTGCTCGATTCCGTGTTGCTCTTAGGGACCCGGGCTCCGGCAGACGCGGCCGGGCGTGTCGCCCGCGATTCCCCATGCACAGAAGTGTTTGAGCTTGAGGGCGAGGGCAGCATCACGCGCTCCCTGCACCACGAAGCGCACCGATCCCTGCTGTCACCGGTGTGGGAAAGCTGGCGCGCGCACGCCCGCTCTATTCACGTAGCCCCTGTCGCTCCCGCTCGCTCCGCCAGCACTCTCTCTGCCGGCACTCCCTCCACCAGTAGTCTCTCTTCCTCTCAGATAGGAACCCACCTGTGA
- a CDS encoding HoxN/HupN/NixA family nickel/cobalt transporter: MTPALRAPATSMIGIVVTIAGLHLVGWGLPVVAILMGKDGLLVLGLAVAAYALGVRHAFDADHIAAIDNATRKLSAPGVRAHSVGFWFSLGHSTVVVGTVILLAAGVHFLVAVIEDDSSPIRTAAGLWGLSISVLFVLAFGIVNLHSLVRLVKRHKAAGSAEAESPARGPIGPMFRLFRPVANLVDRPGRMYPLGLLFGLGFDTAATIGLFITTGLASFQVSWALALALPLLFTAGMSLFDTLDGAFMSRLYRWAAQHAGRNVRYNLVVTSLSVASALLVAAVGLSEILSQATAANLALPIDTTYFGFVVVGAFIVVAAVAVLTTRRPVGEAPAGSLVEGEPASPG, encoded by the coding sequence GTGACCCCAGCACTGCGAGCCCCTGCCACGTCGATGATCGGCATCGTCGTTACCATTGCGGGCCTTCACCTAGTCGGATGGGGCCTCCCCGTTGTCGCCATCCTGATGGGCAAGGATGGCCTGCTCGTTTTGGGACTGGCTGTTGCCGCCTACGCACTGGGGGTGCGGCACGCGTTCGACGCGGACCACATCGCCGCGATCGACAACGCGACGCGCAAACTCAGTGCACCCGGAGTGCGCGCCCATTCTGTCGGCTTCTGGTTCTCCCTCGGCCACTCCACCGTGGTCGTGGGGACTGTCATCCTGCTGGCGGCGGGCGTGCACTTTTTGGTCGCGGTGATCGAAGACGACTCCTCTCCCATTCGAACCGCAGCTGGCCTCTGGGGCCTCAGCATTTCAGTGCTCTTTGTGCTCGCGTTCGGCATCGTGAACCTGCATTCGCTCGTGCGGCTCGTCAAGCGCCATAAGGCAGCGGGCAGCGCCGAAGCCGAATCGCCCGCCCGCGGCCCAATCGGGCCGATGTTCCGGCTCTTTCGCCCCGTCGCAAATCTGGTCGACCGACCAGGGCGCATGTATCCGCTTGGGCTGCTGTTCGGTCTGGGTTTCGACACCGCCGCCACGATCGGGCTCTTCATCACCACAGGCCTCGCTTCATTCCAGGTTTCGTGGGCGCTCGCGCTGGCCCTGCCGCTGCTCTTTACCGCTGGCATGAGCCTGTTTGACACTCTCGACGGCGCTTTTATGTCGCGCCTTTACCGTTGGGCTGCCCAGCACGCTGGCCGCAACGTGCGCTACAACCTCGTTGTGACCTCACTCTCTGTCGCATCGGCATTGCTTGTTGCAGCAGTGGGACTCTCCGAGATCCTGAGCCAGGCGACTGCGGCGAATCTCGCCTTGCCCATCGACACCACGTACTTCGGCTTCGTAGTGGTCGGCGCGTTCATAGTGGTGGCCGCAGTGGCGGTGCTCACCACGCGGCGGCCCGTGGGTGAAGCACCGGCCGGCTCGCTCGTTGAGGGCGAGCCGGCTTCACCTGGTTGA
- a CDS encoding alpha/beta fold hydrolase: protein MHGAFADGSGWRGVCDILTAQGHRVTIVQNPLTSFEDDVAATRRVLDLQDGPTILVGHSWGGTVITEAGHHSAVAGLVYVSALVPDDGENTAKQYEGFDPTPNFTIDVGDDGFGFLNHDTFKIGFAADASDEDAAFLRDSQVPINMSAFATPVTRAAWRDKPAWAVIATEDQSFDPAMLKHMATRANAEITYVSASHAVFMTQAGVVAQTIQTAAENALAQVQVG from the coding sequence GTGCACGGCGCGTTCGCCGACGGTTCCGGCTGGCGGGGCGTGTGCGACATACTGACGGCCCAAGGCCACCGGGTCACGATCGTGCAGAACCCGCTCACCTCGTTTGAGGATGACGTCGCGGCTACCAGGCGGGTGCTCGACCTGCAGGATGGCCCCACGATCCTCGTCGGCCACTCCTGGGGCGGCACGGTCATCACCGAGGCGGGCCATCACTCTGCCGTCGCCGGCCTGGTGTACGTGTCAGCGCTCGTTCCCGACGATGGCGAAAACACCGCGAAGCAGTATGAGGGCTTCGACCCAACGCCGAACTTCACGATCGATGTCGGCGACGACGGGTTCGGCTTTCTCAACCACGACACGTTCAAGATCGGCTTCGCGGCTGATGCGAGTGACGAGGATGCTGCGTTCCTGCGCGACTCGCAGGTGCCGATCAACATGTCCGCGTTCGCCACCCCGGTGACGCGCGCCGCCTGGCGGGACAAGCCCGCGTGGGCCGTCATCGCCACCGAGGACCAGTCATTCGACCCCGCAATGCTGAAGCACATGGCGACGCGTGCGAACGCGGAGATCACCTACGTCTCCGCAAGCCACGCCGTCTTCATGACGCAGGCCGGAGTGGTGGCGCAGACCATCCAGACCGCAGCGGAGAACGCGCTGGCCCAGGTGCAGGTGGGCTGA
- a CDS encoding excalibur calcium-binding domain-containing protein has translation MSAPIVSAVDQDAAAKAEAERVQAEAAQAEADRVAAEQAAAAQVEADRVAAEQAAAAAAQEEAARIAQAQAAARASVEYKNCDAARAAGAAPISMGQPGYSRKLDRDGDGIACDA, from the coding sequence ATGTCCGCACCCATCGTTAGCGCTGTCGATCAGGATGCCGCGGCTAAAGCCGAAGCCGAGCGCGTGCAGGCCGAAGCCGCGCAGGCCGAAGCCGACCGTGTAGCTGCGGAGCAGGCAGCGGCCGCTCAGGTGGAAGCGGATCGGGTCGCGGCCGAGCAGGCAGCGGCAGCAGCGGCACAAGAAGAAGCGGCTCGAATTGCTCAGGCGCAGGCGGCAGCGCGGGCTTCGGTCGAGTACAAGAACTGCGACGCGGCCCGCGCTGCGGGGGCGGCGCCGATCAGCATGGGACAGCCGGGGTACTCGAGAAAGCTCGACCGTGACGGCGATGGGATCGCCTGCGACGCTTGA
- a CDS encoding DUF5652 family protein: MKPHAHGNELSVGTRWLLGAVVTWTLAWKGASLWRAAKDDSKPWFVTLLVANTLGILDAIYLFGVSPSRRAKNR; encoded by the coding sequence ATGAAACCGCATGCGCATGGCAATGAGCTTTCGGTGGGCACACGCTGGCTCCTCGGCGCAGTCGTGACTTGGACCCTCGCCTGGAAGGGCGCCTCACTGTGGCGCGCGGCCAAAGACGACAGCAAGCCATGGTTCGTCACCCTGCTCGTGGCGAACACGCTCGGCATTCTGGATGCCATCTACCTCTTCGGCGTGAGCCCGTCTCGTCGGGCTAAGAACCGCTAG
- a CDS encoding DUF2277 domain-containing protein yields the protein MCRNIRVLHNFEPQTTDDEVREAALQYVRKVSGSTHPSRANAEAFDRAVDEIAHATRHLLDGLVTNAPPKSREEEAIKGRQRHEQRMEREVRSRTATG from the coding sequence ATGTGCCGCAACATCAGAGTGCTCCATAACTTTGAGCCACAAACAACCGACGATGAGGTGCGGGAGGCCGCCCTGCAGTACGTGCGCAAGGTGAGCGGATCGACCCATCCCTCCCGCGCCAACGCTGAGGCGTTCGATCGTGCCGTTGATGAGATAGCCCATGCCACCAGGCACCTTCTCGATGGGCTGGTGACGAACGCCCCGCCGAAGAGCCGGGAAGAAGAGGCGATCAAGGGGCGGCAGCGCCATGAACAGCGCATGGAGCGAGAGGTTCGCTCGCGAACCGCCACCGGATAA
- a CDS encoding PspA/IM30 family protein, whose amino-acid sequence MSDNTARMRTIFRAKTSKALTRMEDPREALDDSYEQQVKLLHQVRQAVAEVATAKKRIELQGEEMGARYLRLGEQAREAMAHGREDVARAALVRRAALEHQVAKLQEQHGSLERQTSQLQERERRLAEQIAAFRIEKETMKATYSASEAQVRANEAVSGIGANMNDIGASLDRARDRVLQMQARAQATDDLLSSGALQDLTASPDADIERQLADLTSHADIERQLASMKSKRGLTPEGWLSIGHTPPTT is encoded by the coding sequence ATGAGCGACAACACCGCACGGATGCGCACCATTTTTCGGGCCAAGACATCCAAAGCACTCACCCGGATGGAGGACCCCCGGGAGGCCCTAGACGACAGCTACGAGCAACAGGTGAAGCTGTTGCACCAGGTGCGCCAAGCAGTCGCTGAGGTAGCGACGGCGAAGAAGCGCATCGAACTGCAGGGTGAGGAGATGGGCGCCCGATACCTCCGGCTAGGGGAACAGGCCCGCGAAGCGATGGCGCACGGGCGGGAGGATGTCGCACGTGCCGCCCTCGTGCGCCGCGCCGCGCTCGAGCATCAGGTGGCGAAACTGCAGGAGCAGCACGGATCTCTAGAGAGGCAGACATCTCAGTTGCAGGAACGAGAGCGCCGTCTCGCCGAGCAGATTGCCGCGTTCCGAATCGAGAAAGAAACGATGAAGGCAACCTACAGCGCCTCCGAGGCTCAGGTGCGGGCGAACGAGGCTGTTTCGGGGATCGGTGCCAACATGAACGACATCGGCGCCAGCCTCGATCGGGCTCGGGATCGCGTTCTGCAAATGCAGGCCAGGGCTCAGGCCACCGACGATCTGCTGTCGAGCGGAGCTCTCCAAGACTTGACGGCGTCACCTGACGCCGACATCGAGCGCCAGCTTGCTGATCTGACATCGCATGCCGACATCGAACGCCAACTCGCGTCGATGAAGTCGAAGCGCGGGCTCACCCCAGAGGGCTGGCTCAGCATCGGTCATACGCCGCCAACAACGTAG
- a CDS encoding ATP-binding protein, with amino-acid sequence MADLLDRGVEVGAVERLLSHARAGRSSTLVVRGEAGIGKTALLDLGRDSAQSSGFRVESSTGVEAESQFAFAGLHQLCAPLFDRADALPDPQRSALDVAFGRRGGATPDRFLVGLAALNLLAEVSEERPLLCFVDDAQWLDEASAQVLAFVARRLSAERIALLFAVRDSREGHTDPFAGLPELRLDGLSSTAAQVLLDGAVRTPLDAGVCERIIAEARGNPLALMELPLSLPTTQLAGGFELPGVASIPRRIEESFQRRSSGLPRATQLLVLLAAAEPTGDTALLRRAAEYLKIAPEAAEPAEAAGLLEIGTRVRFRHPLVRSAVYQASAPTDRRRVHAALAAATDPETNADRRAWHRAQAVLGTDEEAAAELEHSASRALARGGVAAAAAFLHRAADLTPHPADRARRALHAAEAKHEAGASEAALALLAVADDGPLDPLQRARLELLRAQIAFHLRGSDAPRMLLDAAQLLASLDPALSRETYLHAVDAAIIMGGHDVVRVAQAALAAPPAEVPSRPVDLILDALTTTLVSGYGAGVPWLRRALEAFCDGELTEPRPDNQRDPWLRLAGRNAMAILDDDLLYVLANRNVQLARESGALAALPDALRFLSVTCTLMGELTRAGELATEATAISEATGGVQLLHARVILSAWRGDQAQTAELSGITAQNVDHPDDGAEAALSQYALAVLHNGLGNYSSAQEAATRARASQELSLSSAALTLPEYIEACVRNGQMEHALKAMQELAMRANASGTSWALGLAARSRALISSGAAADLHYREAIDHLRLCRMATQLARAHLVYGEWLRREGRRQDAREQLRTAHDLLSEMGAEAFAARAGRELSATGEHPRKRASQRRDELTSQELHIVRLVAAGATSREVGTQLFLSPRTVEAHLRNIFRKLGINSRRQLREI; translated from the coding sequence GTGGCGGATCTGTTAGACCGAGGCGTCGAGGTCGGAGCGGTCGAGAGACTCCTTTCGCATGCGCGAGCCGGGCGCAGCTCCACGCTTGTAGTGCGGGGGGAAGCCGGAATCGGCAAGACAGCCCTGCTCGACCTCGGTCGCGACTCGGCACAGTCATCGGGATTTCGAGTGGAGTCTTCGACAGGCGTGGAGGCCGAATCACAGTTCGCCTTCGCAGGCCTGCACCAGCTGTGCGCGCCGTTATTCGACCGGGCGGATGCCCTGCCTGATCCGCAGCGTTCCGCTCTGGATGTTGCGTTCGGGCGGCGCGGCGGAGCGACGCCAGACCGGTTCCTGGTCGGCTTGGCCGCACTCAACCTCCTCGCCGAAGTCTCCGAAGAGCGCCCGCTGCTGTGTTTTGTCGACGACGCGCAGTGGCTCGACGAGGCTTCCGCACAGGTTCTCGCATTCGTGGCACGGCGGTTATCCGCTGAGCGAATCGCCCTGCTATTCGCCGTGCGCGATTCGAGGGAGGGGCACACCGATCCTTTTGCGGGGTTGCCCGAGCTAAGGCTTGATGGGCTCAGCTCGACGGCTGCACAGGTGCTACTCGACGGCGCAGTGCGCACTCCGCTGGATGCCGGGGTGTGCGAGCGGATTATCGCCGAAGCGCGTGGCAACCCCCTCGCGCTGATGGAGTTGCCCCTCAGCCTGCCCACGACGCAACTGGCTGGCGGCTTCGAGCTGCCGGGCGTTGCGAGCATCCCTCGCCGGATCGAAGAGAGCTTTCAGCGCCGGTCGAGCGGTCTGCCCCGTGCGACTCAACTGCTTGTGTTGCTCGCCGCGGCCGAACCGACCGGCGACACAGCCCTTTTGCGCCGCGCCGCTGAGTACCTGAAGATCGCCCCCGAAGCTGCCGAACCAGCCGAAGCTGCCGGGCTGCTCGAGATCGGCACGCGCGTGCGGTTCCGCCATCCGCTCGTGCGCTCCGCGGTGTACCAGGCATCCGCGCCGACTGACCGCCGACGGGTGCATGCAGCGCTCGCCGCAGCCACCGATCCTGAGACGAACGCAGATCGCCGCGCATGGCACCGGGCGCAGGCCGTACTCGGTACCGACGAGGAGGCGGCCGCAGAGCTTGAGCACTCTGCCAGTCGAGCGCTCGCCCGCGGAGGTGTAGCCGCCGCCGCCGCGTTTCTGCATCGGGCCGCTGACCTCACCCCCCACCCGGCCGACCGGGCGCGACGAGCACTGCACGCTGCAGAGGCCAAGCACGAGGCTGGGGCGTCCGAGGCTGCTCTGGCGTTGCTCGCCGTAGCCGACGACGGGCCTCTCGACCCCCTGCAGCGCGCCCGACTCGAATTGCTCCGCGCCCAGATCGCGTTTCACCTGCGGGGCAGCGATGCGCCGAGGATGCTGCTGGACGCGGCCCAGCTACTCGCTTCTCTCGACCCCGCTCTCTCCCGCGAGACCTACCTCCACGCGGTCGATGCTGCGATCATCATGGGCGGGCACGACGTGGTGCGTGTGGCGCAAGCGGCGCTCGCGGCTCCCCCTGCGGAGGTACCGTCGCGGCCCGTCGACCTCATCCTCGATGCACTCACGACAACCCTCGTGAGTGGATACGGGGCCGGAGTGCCCTGGCTACGGCGAGCACTCGAGGCGTTTTGTGACGGTGAGCTCACCGAGCCCCGCCCCGACAACCAGCGCGACCCCTGGCTGCGGTTGGCGGGCAGGAACGCAATGGCCATCCTCGATGACGATCTGCTCTATGTGCTGGCCAACCGCAACGTCCAACTGGCCCGGGAGTCCGGTGCACTTGCCGCCCTCCCTGATGCGCTGCGGTTCTTGTCGGTGACGTGCACTTTGATGGGCGAGCTCACGCGGGCAGGTGAGCTCGCCACCGAGGCGACTGCAATCTCAGAGGCCACGGGGGGCGTGCAACTGCTGCATGCTCGGGTCATCCTGAGCGCTTGGCGCGGTGACCAGGCGCAGACCGCAGAACTGAGCGGCATCACCGCGCAGAACGTCGACCACCCCGACGATGGGGCGGAGGCTGCCCTTTCTCAGTACGCGCTGGCAGTGCTCCACAACGGGCTTGGCAATTATTCGTCCGCGCAGGAGGCCGCGACACGGGCGCGCGCGTCTCAGGAACTGTCGCTAAGCAGCGCCGCCTTAACCCTGCCGGAATACATCGAGGCCTGCGTGCGAAACGGCCAGATGGAGCACGCGCTCAAAGCCATGCAAGAACTCGCGATGCGGGCCAATGCAAGCGGCACCTCATGGGCACTCGGACTGGCGGCACGGTCTCGTGCATTGATCAGCAGCGGGGCTGCTGCCGACCTTCATTATCGCGAGGCAATCGACCATCTCCGCTTATGTCGGATGGCGACCCAACTGGCCCGGGCCCACCTCGTCTACGGCGAATGGCTCCGCCGCGAGGGCCGACGCCAGGATGCTCGCGAACAATTGCGCACCGCGCACGATCTGCTGTCAGAAATGGGCGCCGAGGCATTCGCCGCACGGGCCGGTCGCGAGCTGAGCGCAACCGGGGAGCACCCCCGCAAACGCGCCAGTCAGCGCAGAGACGAGCTCACATCTCAGGAGCTACATATCGTGCGGTTGGTCGCCGCGGGCGCCACCTCCCGCGAGGTTGGCACGCAACTGTTCCTCAGCCCGCGCACGGTCGAGGCTCACCTGCGCAACATCTTTCGAAAGCTGGGCATCAACTCTCGTCGGCAACTGCGGGAGATCTGA
- a CDS encoding small multidrug efflux protein, translating to MNPIEQLVSNFQDLVGQVPEVIQPFIVMLAGSVPFIEGELAATLGIAGGLNPIVAAIAAAVGNFVCVLLVVLLTSRARTAVVNRSSARVTASVGSASAQASAAPKSMTEDPWGDDGWATDIEQTQPAKPQSKGRQRFGRWLIRFGVPGASILGPLAIPTQFTSAILVAGGTPRGWVLLWQAVAIIFWTTVTTVAIWAALTFVVGV from the coding sequence ATGAACCCCATTGAGCAACTCGTTAGCAACTTTCAGGATCTCGTGGGCCAGGTGCCCGAGGTAATTCAGCCTTTCATCGTGATGCTTGCCGGCAGCGTCCCGTTCATCGAGGGTGAGCTTGCGGCGACACTCGGCATCGCCGGCGGCCTCAACCCCATCGTTGCCGCCATCGCCGCCGCGGTCGGAAACTTCGTTTGCGTGCTCCTCGTGGTGCTCCTTACATCGCGAGCTCGCACGGCTGTGGTCAACCGCAGCAGCGCCCGGGTCACGGCGAGCGTGGGCTCCGCATCAGCGCAAGCATCAGCCGCGCCGAAATCAATGACAGAGGATCCGTGGGGCGACGACGGGTGGGCCACCGACATTGAGCAGACGCAACCGGCCAAGCCCCAGTCGAAGGGGCGCCAGCGCTTTGGGCGGTGGCTGATCCGCTTCGGGGTGCCGGGCGCGAGCATCCTGGGCCCCCTGGCGATCCCCACGCAGTTCACCTCCGCCATTCTCGTAGCTGGCGGAACCCCACGCGGGTGGGTGCTGCTGTGGCAGGCCGTGGCGATTATCTTCTGGACAACGGTGACGACCGTCGCGATCTGGGCCGCTCTCACCTTTGTCGTCGGCGTCTGA
- a CDS encoding DNA/RNA non-specific endonuclease has product MTAQSAQQSAQDAPADSGYSPDFLQAPVPLPRAGSDRDIIELDYTHFTVLLDRPRRLAAATAVNIDGAFLVDVERGDYWHLDERIPATDQAGPELYRGNDLDRGHLVRRRDPVWGEPDVAARANFDTFVYTNAAPQVAGFNQSQVLWSGLEDYVLEHARVWDLHLTVFTGPIFTAADPLYRGIQIPLAFWKVAAWVSEGDTLASTGYVLDQSAALREIELTQARPEAEDLRPVPPLGAFGTFQVPITDIEELTRLNLGPLARADRLPAAPPSVEGRSRWVPLRSHSDIVV; this is encoded by the coding sequence ATGACCGCCCAATCGGCTCAGCAGAGCGCGCAGGATGCGCCAGCGGATTCCGGATACTCCCCCGATTTTCTGCAGGCGCCCGTGCCCCTGCCCCGCGCGGGCAGTGACCGCGACATCATCGAGCTTGACTACACGCATTTCACGGTTCTGCTCGATCGCCCCCGTCGCTTGGCGGCTGCGACGGCCGTCAATATCGATGGAGCCTTCCTCGTCGACGTGGAGCGCGGGGACTACTGGCATCTGGATGAGCGCATCCCCGCCACGGATCAGGCAGGGCCAGAGCTCTACCGCGGCAACGACCTCGACCGGGGTCATCTCGTTCGCCGCCGGGATCCCGTCTGGGGCGAGCCGGATGTGGCCGCGAGAGCGAATTTCGACACCTTCGTTTATACGAACGCCGCACCCCAGGTGGCCGGGTTTAATCAATCACAAGTGCTCTGGTCGGGCCTTGAGGACTATGTGCTCGAACACGCCCGCGTCTGGGATCTTCACCTCACAGTCTTCACCGGCCCCATCTTCACCGCGGCTGATCCGCTCTATCGCGGCATCCAGATCCCGTTGGCCTTCTGGAAGGTCGCAGCGTGGGTCAGCGAGGGCGACACCCTTGCCTCGACCGGATATGTGCTGGATCAGAGCGCGGCGCTCCGCGAGATCGAGCTCACACAAGCGCGCCCTGAGGCCGAAGATCTGCGTCCCGTGCCGCCGCTCGGCGCCTTTGGCACGTTCCAGGTTCCCATCACAGATATTGAGGAACTCACCCGCCTCAACCTCGGCCCACTCGCCCGCGCCGATCGGCTACCCGCCGCACCGCCCAGCGTCGAGGGCCGATCGCGGTGGGTGCCCCTGAGGAGTCACAGCGACATCGTTGTGTAG